One genomic region from Gossypium hirsutum isolate 1008001.06 chromosome D13, Gossypium_hirsutum_v2.1, whole genome shotgun sequence encodes:
- the LOC107920793 gene encoding kinesin-like protein KIN-14G isoform X2 — translation MHGLRSGIILCNVLNKVQPGSVPKVVEGACDSVILSDGAAFSAYQYFENVRNFRVAIQEMGLPTFETSDLEQGGKSSRVVNCVLALKSYSEWKQSGGIGTWKYSANSKPAGFGIAKSFSRKRSESMNSSFSEKSLDSFCSDQSDSIEAGSVSSFGILVRAALSDKKQEEIPMIVESMINKLSEELESRLATHKELIKITAKAMEESATGHSLSQTASCDDKAEGVEVKASSAEEMVGDESSSIESERKELYDYKSDANEEPMQHVLKLHALVEQKRRDIQELKHCLCSTKTCMQVLQMTYQEDVFNLGKHLCSLANAASGYQRVLEENRKLYNQVQDLKGNIRVYCRVRPFKPGQSNTLSSVDHMDERTITILTHSKNGKEARKAFTFNKVFGPSVTQAEVFSDMQPLVRSVLDGYNVCIFAYGQTGSGKTHTMTGPKELTEEGLGVNYRALSDLFHISNQRKETISYDISVQMLEIYNEQVRDLLSADGGNKRLEIRNSSHNGINVPDANLVPVSLTSDVINLMNIGHKNRSVCSTALNDRSSRSHSCLTVHVQGRDLTSGNILRGSMHLVDLAGSERVDKSEVVGNRLKEAQHINKSLSALGDVISSLASRSSHVPYRNSKLTQLLQDSLGGQAKTLMFVHIAPEYEALGETISTLKFAERVATVELGAAKVNKDSGEVKELKEQIASLKAALARKEGDPENLPGSPERNRSKLGSSPSLLKWKSLSDLSCSTVNTEYESSSTSRRDSLESRETLVTPSHWQPLGSPLSSSFTNEDDRDSEASGDWVDKVMVNKHDNMSTRPGKEVSNGQKLSDKFYQSYIPDPTKIYPEHSLNKMTTNRKGNRDFDDDSDRESVTSDCSESDSVSSSIPKITSSPNMFASKQKKPQPKTTAKSTEIRSSIPSLIPSPSSMRKSPSGVNPNLQKGKRKTGLSK, via the exons ATGCACGGATTGCGAAGTGGCATAATCCTTTGCAATGTTCTTAACAAGGTTCAACCTGGATCAGTGCCAAAG gtAGTTGAAGGAGCTTGTGATTCTGTTATTCTTTCTGATGGGGCTGCTTTCTCAGCATATCAGTACTTTGAAAATGTGAGAAACTTCCGTGTAGCTATTCAAGAAATGGGGCTTCCAACTTTTGAGACCTCTGATTTGGAACAG GGTGGGAAATCTTCAAGGGTAGTGAACTGTGTTCTAGCATTAAAGTCGTACAGTGAATGGAAACAAAGTGGTGGAATTGGTACATGGAAATACTCTGCAAATTCAAAACCCGCAGGTTTCGGGATAGCCAAGTCCTTCTCAAGAAAAAGAAGTGAATCCATGAATTCCAGTTTTAGTGAGAAATCTTTGGATAGCTTTTGTAGTGACCAATCAGACTCCATTGAAGCA GGCTCTGTAAGTTCTTTTGGGATTCTAGTTCGTGCAGCTCTTTCGGATAAGAAACAGGAAGAGATTCCAATG ATTGTGGAATCTATGATCAATAAACTATCGGAAGAGTTGGAGAGTCGCTTGGCAACCCACAAGGAGCTG ATTAAAATTACTGCAAAAGCTATGGAGGAATCAGCAACTGGTCATTCTCTTTCGCAAACAGCTTCATGTGATGACAAG GCTGAAGGGGTTGAAGTAAAGGCCTCCTCAGCTGAGGAAATGGTTGGAGATGAATCATCATCAATCGAGTCAGAAAGAAAGGAACTTTACGATTACAAGTCCGATGCTAATGAAGAACCGATGCAACATGTTTTGAAACTGCATGCATTGGTTGAACAAAAACGACGAGATATTCAG GAACTGAAGCATTGTCTTTGTTCAACAAAAACCTGTATGCAAGTTCTGCAGATGACATACCAAGAAGATGTTTTCAATCTAG GTAAACACTTATGTAGTCTTGCTAATGCGGCTTCGGGATATCAAAGAGTTCTGGAAGAAAACCGAAAGTTATACAACCAAGTGCAGGACTTGAAAG GGAATATAAGAGTGTACTGCAGGGTAAGGCCGTTCAAGCCCGGGCAATCCAACACTTTAAGTTCAGTAGATCACATGGATGAAAGAACTATAACAATTCTTACACATTCGaaaaatggaaaagaagcaaGGAAAGCATTCACTTTTAACAAAGTATTCGGCCCATCTGTAACCCAAG CTGAGGTTTTCTCCGACATGCAACCTTTGGTTCGATCTGTTCTCGATGGTTATAATGTTTGTATATTTGCTTATGGCCAAACTGGATCAGGGAAGACTCACACAATG ACAGGCCCGAAGGAGCTTACTGAAGAAGGTTTAGGTGTAAACTACAGGGCATTGAGTGATCTATTTCATATCTCAAACCAGAGGAAAGAAACCATTTCCTATGATATTTCAGTGCAAATGCTTGAAATTTACAATGAGCAAGTCAGGGATCTCCTTTCAGCTGATGGTGGAAATAAGAG ATTAGAAATCCGAAACAGCTCGCACAATGGGATTAATGTACCTGATGCCAACCTTGTGCCTGTATCATTAACGTCCGATGTCATAAATTTGATGAACATTGGGCATAAAAACCGTTCAGTTTGCTCCACGGCGTTAAATGACCGAAGTAGTCGATCTCACAG CTGCTTGACAGTTCATGTACAAGGAAGGGACCTCACTTCGGGGAACATTCTTCGGGGCTCTATGCATCTGGTTGACCTTGCAGGAAGTGAAAGGGTGGATAAATCTGAGGTGGTCGGGAATAGATTAAAAGAAGCGCAACACATCAACAAATCTCTTTCGGCTTTAGGAGATGTGATCTCTTCTCTTGCATCAAGAAGTTCACATGTTCCTTACAGAAACAGTAAACTTACTCAATTGCTCCAAGATTCACTTG GAGGACAAGCCAAAACACTGATGTTTGTTCACATTGCTCCCGAGTATGAAGCTCTTGGAGAAACAATCAGTACCCTTAAATTTGCAGAAAGGGTTGCCACCGTCGAGCTTGGTGCTGCTAAAGTGAACAAAGATAGCGGAGAAGTGAAAGAGCTTAAAGAACAG ATAGCTAGTCTTAAAGCAGCCTTAGCTAGAAAGGAAGGAGATCCTGAGAACCTGCCTGGTAGTCCAGAAAGAAATAGATCAAAGCTTGGATCATCCCCTTCTCTTCTTAAATGGAAGAGCTTAAGTGATCTGTCTTGCAGCACTGTTAACACTGAG TATGAGTCTTCATCGACGTCTAGAAGAGACAGTTTGGAGTCTCGAGAGACGTTAGTGACTCCATCGCATTGGCAACCTCTTGGCAGTCCACTTTCTTCAAGTTTTACGAACGAAGATGACAGAGATTCGGAGGCATCCGGTGATTGGGTGGATAAAGTCATGGTGAACAAGCATGACAACATGTCAACAAGGCCGGGTAAAGAAGTAAGCAATGGCCAAAAACTGTCTGACAAGTTCTATCAGAGTTATATTCCTGATCCTACAAAGATATACCCTGAACATAGCTTGAACAAAATGACTACAAACAGAAAGGGCAACCGAGACTTTGATGATGACTCCGATCGTGAATCTGTAACCAGTGATTGTTCGGAATCAGATTCGGTTTCATCCAGCATTCCTAAAATCACGAGTAGTCCAAACATGTTTGCATCTAAACAGAAGAAACCGCAACCCAAGACGACAGCAAAGAGCACCGAAATCAG GAGTTCAATTCCGTCACTAATACCTTCGCCATCATCAATGCGCAAATCTCCCAGTGGAGTGAATCCGAATTTGCAAAAGGGAAAACGGAAAACCGGACTTAGCAAGTGA
- the LOC107920793 gene encoding kinesin-like protein KIN-14G isoform X1: MATETNLQVSVKSIFEDVLQQQGARSCNIYLDSRKSDESSLRRYEAAGWLRRTVGVVGGKDLPAEPSEEEFMHGLRSGIILCNVLNKVQPGSVPKVVEGACDSVILSDGAAFSAYQYFENVRNFRVAIQEMGLPTFETSDLEQGGKSSRVVNCVLALKSYSEWKQSGGIGTWKYSANSKPAGFGIAKSFSRKRSESMNSSFSEKSLDSFCSDQSDSIEAGSVSSFGILVRAALSDKKQEEIPMIVESMINKLSEELESRLATHKELIKITAKAMEESATGHSLSQTASCDDKAEGVEVKASSAEEMVGDESSSIESERKELYDYKSDANEEPMQHVLKLHALVEQKRRDIQELKHCLCSTKTCMQVLQMTYQEDVFNLGKHLCSLANAASGYQRVLEENRKLYNQVQDLKGNIRVYCRVRPFKPGQSNTLSSVDHMDERTITILTHSKNGKEARKAFTFNKVFGPSVTQAEVFSDMQPLVRSVLDGYNVCIFAYGQTGSGKTHTMTGPKELTEEGLGVNYRALSDLFHISNQRKETISYDISVQMLEIYNEQVRDLLSADGGNKRLEIRNSSHNGINVPDANLVPVSLTSDVINLMNIGHKNRSVCSTALNDRSSRSHSCLTVHVQGRDLTSGNILRGSMHLVDLAGSERVDKSEVVGNRLKEAQHINKSLSALGDVISSLASRSSHVPYRNSKLTQLLQDSLGGQAKTLMFVHIAPEYEALGETISTLKFAERVATVELGAAKVNKDSGEVKELKEQIASLKAALARKEGDPENLPGSPERNRSKLGSSPSLLKWKSLSDLSCSTVNTEYESSSTSRRDSLESRETLVTPSHWQPLGSPLSSSFTNEDDRDSEASGDWVDKVMVNKHDNMSTRPGKEVSNGQKLSDKFYQSYIPDPTKIYPEHSLNKMTTNRKGNRDFDDDSDRESVTSDCSESDSVSSSIPKITSSPNMFASKQKKPQPKTTAKSTEIRSSIPSLIPSPSSMRKSPSGVNPNLQKGKRKTGLSK, from the exons ATGGCAACAGAGACGAATTTACAAGTCTCTGTAAAATCTATTTTCGAAGATGTTCTTCAACAGCAAGGAGCTCGATCATGCAACATTTATTTGGATTCGAGAAAATCCGATGAATCTT CTTTAAGAAGATATGAAGCTGCTGGGTGGCTGAGAAGAACAGTTGGAGTGGTTGGGGGAAAAGATTTACCAGCTGAACCTTCTGAGGAAGAATTTATGCACGGATTGCGAAGTGGCATAATCCTTTGCAATGTTCTTAACAAGGTTCAACCTGGATCAGTGCCAAAG gtAGTTGAAGGAGCTTGTGATTCTGTTATTCTTTCTGATGGGGCTGCTTTCTCAGCATATCAGTACTTTGAAAATGTGAGAAACTTCCGTGTAGCTATTCAAGAAATGGGGCTTCCAACTTTTGAGACCTCTGATTTGGAACAG GGTGGGAAATCTTCAAGGGTAGTGAACTGTGTTCTAGCATTAAAGTCGTACAGTGAATGGAAACAAAGTGGTGGAATTGGTACATGGAAATACTCTGCAAATTCAAAACCCGCAGGTTTCGGGATAGCCAAGTCCTTCTCAAGAAAAAGAAGTGAATCCATGAATTCCAGTTTTAGTGAGAAATCTTTGGATAGCTTTTGTAGTGACCAATCAGACTCCATTGAAGCA GGCTCTGTAAGTTCTTTTGGGATTCTAGTTCGTGCAGCTCTTTCGGATAAGAAACAGGAAGAGATTCCAATG ATTGTGGAATCTATGATCAATAAACTATCGGAAGAGTTGGAGAGTCGCTTGGCAACCCACAAGGAGCTG ATTAAAATTACTGCAAAAGCTATGGAGGAATCAGCAACTGGTCATTCTCTTTCGCAAACAGCTTCATGTGATGACAAG GCTGAAGGGGTTGAAGTAAAGGCCTCCTCAGCTGAGGAAATGGTTGGAGATGAATCATCATCAATCGAGTCAGAAAGAAAGGAACTTTACGATTACAAGTCCGATGCTAATGAAGAACCGATGCAACATGTTTTGAAACTGCATGCATTGGTTGAACAAAAACGACGAGATATTCAG GAACTGAAGCATTGTCTTTGTTCAACAAAAACCTGTATGCAAGTTCTGCAGATGACATACCAAGAAGATGTTTTCAATCTAG GTAAACACTTATGTAGTCTTGCTAATGCGGCTTCGGGATATCAAAGAGTTCTGGAAGAAAACCGAAAGTTATACAACCAAGTGCAGGACTTGAAAG GGAATATAAGAGTGTACTGCAGGGTAAGGCCGTTCAAGCCCGGGCAATCCAACACTTTAAGTTCAGTAGATCACATGGATGAAAGAACTATAACAATTCTTACACATTCGaaaaatggaaaagaagcaaGGAAAGCATTCACTTTTAACAAAGTATTCGGCCCATCTGTAACCCAAG CTGAGGTTTTCTCCGACATGCAACCTTTGGTTCGATCTGTTCTCGATGGTTATAATGTTTGTATATTTGCTTATGGCCAAACTGGATCAGGGAAGACTCACACAATG ACAGGCCCGAAGGAGCTTACTGAAGAAGGTTTAGGTGTAAACTACAGGGCATTGAGTGATCTATTTCATATCTCAAACCAGAGGAAAGAAACCATTTCCTATGATATTTCAGTGCAAATGCTTGAAATTTACAATGAGCAAGTCAGGGATCTCCTTTCAGCTGATGGTGGAAATAAGAG ATTAGAAATCCGAAACAGCTCGCACAATGGGATTAATGTACCTGATGCCAACCTTGTGCCTGTATCATTAACGTCCGATGTCATAAATTTGATGAACATTGGGCATAAAAACCGTTCAGTTTGCTCCACGGCGTTAAATGACCGAAGTAGTCGATCTCACAG CTGCTTGACAGTTCATGTACAAGGAAGGGACCTCACTTCGGGGAACATTCTTCGGGGCTCTATGCATCTGGTTGACCTTGCAGGAAGTGAAAGGGTGGATAAATCTGAGGTGGTCGGGAATAGATTAAAAGAAGCGCAACACATCAACAAATCTCTTTCGGCTTTAGGAGATGTGATCTCTTCTCTTGCATCAAGAAGTTCACATGTTCCTTACAGAAACAGTAAACTTACTCAATTGCTCCAAGATTCACTTG GAGGACAAGCCAAAACACTGATGTTTGTTCACATTGCTCCCGAGTATGAAGCTCTTGGAGAAACAATCAGTACCCTTAAATTTGCAGAAAGGGTTGCCACCGTCGAGCTTGGTGCTGCTAAAGTGAACAAAGATAGCGGAGAAGTGAAAGAGCTTAAAGAACAG ATAGCTAGTCTTAAAGCAGCCTTAGCTAGAAAGGAAGGAGATCCTGAGAACCTGCCTGGTAGTCCAGAAAGAAATAGATCAAAGCTTGGATCATCCCCTTCTCTTCTTAAATGGAAGAGCTTAAGTGATCTGTCTTGCAGCACTGTTAACACTGAG TATGAGTCTTCATCGACGTCTAGAAGAGACAGTTTGGAGTCTCGAGAGACGTTAGTGACTCCATCGCATTGGCAACCTCTTGGCAGTCCACTTTCTTCAAGTTTTACGAACGAAGATGACAGAGATTCGGAGGCATCCGGTGATTGGGTGGATAAAGTCATGGTGAACAAGCATGACAACATGTCAACAAGGCCGGGTAAAGAAGTAAGCAATGGCCAAAAACTGTCTGACAAGTTCTATCAGAGTTATATTCCTGATCCTACAAAGATATACCCTGAACATAGCTTGAACAAAATGACTACAAACAGAAAGGGCAACCGAGACTTTGATGATGACTCCGATCGTGAATCTGTAACCAGTGATTGTTCGGAATCAGATTCGGTTTCATCCAGCATTCCTAAAATCACGAGTAGTCCAAACATGTTTGCATCTAAACAGAAGAAACCGCAACCCAAGACGACAGCAAAGAGCACCGAAATCAG GAGTTCAATTCCGTCACTAATACCTTCGCCATCATCAATGCGCAAATCTCCCAGTGGAGTGAATCCGAATTTGCAAAAGGGAAAACGGAAAACCGGACTTAGCAAGTGA
- the LOC107920793 gene encoding kinesin-like protein KIN-14G isoform X4, with protein sequence MGLPTFETSDLEQGGKSSRVVNCVLALKSYSEWKQSGGIGTWKYSANSKPAGFGIAKSFSRKRSESMNSSFSEKSLDSFCSDQSDSIEAGSVSSFGILVRAALSDKKQEEIPMIVESMINKLSEELESRLATHKELIKITAKAMEESATGHSLSQTASCDDKAEGVEVKASSAEEMVGDESSSIESERKELYDYKSDANEEPMQHVLKLHALVEQKRRDIQELKHCLCSTKTCMQVLQMTYQEDVFNLGKHLCSLANAASGYQRVLEENRKLYNQVQDLKGNIRVYCRVRPFKPGQSNTLSSVDHMDERTITILTHSKNGKEARKAFTFNKVFGPSVTQAEVFSDMQPLVRSVLDGYNVCIFAYGQTGSGKTHTMTGPKELTEEGLGVNYRALSDLFHISNQRKETISYDISVQMLEIYNEQVRDLLSADGGNKRLEIRNSSHNGINVPDANLVPVSLTSDVINLMNIGHKNRSVCSTALNDRSSRSHSCLTVHVQGRDLTSGNILRGSMHLVDLAGSERVDKSEVVGNRLKEAQHINKSLSALGDVISSLASRSSHVPYRNSKLTQLLQDSLGGQAKTLMFVHIAPEYEALGETISTLKFAERVATVELGAAKVNKDSGEVKELKEQIASLKAALARKEGDPENLPGSPERNRSKLGSSPSLLKWKSLSDLSCSTVNTEYESSSTSRRDSLESRETLVTPSHWQPLGSPLSSSFTNEDDRDSEASGDWVDKVMVNKHDNMSTRPGKEVSNGQKLSDKFYQSYIPDPTKIYPEHSLNKMTTNRKGNRDFDDDSDRESVTSDCSESDSVSSSIPKITSSPNMFASKQKKPQPKTTAKSTEIRSSIPSLIPSPSSMRKSPSGVNPNLQKGKRKTGLSK encoded by the exons ATGGGGCTTCCAACTTTTGAGACCTCTGATTTGGAACAG GGTGGGAAATCTTCAAGGGTAGTGAACTGTGTTCTAGCATTAAAGTCGTACAGTGAATGGAAACAAAGTGGTGGAATTGGTACATGGAAATACTCTGCAAATTCAAAACCCGCAGGTTTCGGGATAGCCAAGTCCTTCTCAAGAAAAAGAAGTGAATCCATGAATTCCAGTTTTAGTGAGAAATCTTTGGATAGCTTTTGTAGTGACCAATCAGACTCCATTGAAGCA GGCTCTGTAAGTTCTTTTGGGATTCTAGTTCGTGCAGCTCTTTCGGATAAGAAACAGGAAGAGATTCCAATG ATTGTGGAATCTATGATCAATAAACTATCGGAAGAGTTGGAGAGTCGCTTGGCAACCCACAAGGAGCTG ATTAAAATTACTGCAAAAGCTATGGAGGAATCAGCAACTGGTCATTCTCTTTCGCAAACAGCTTCATGTGATGACAAG GCTGAAGGGGTTGAAGTAAAGGCCTCCTCAGCTGAGGAAATGGTTGGAGATGAATCATCATCAATCGAGTCAGAAAGAAAGGAACTTTACGATTACAAGTCCGATGCTAATGAAGAACCGATGCAACATGTTTTGAAACTGCATGCATTGGTTGAACAAAAACGACGAGATATTCAG GAACTGAAGCATTGTCTTTGTTCAACAAAAACCTGTATGCAAGTTCTGCAGATGACATACCAAGAAGATGTTTTCAATCTAG GTAAACACTTATGTAGTCTTGCTAATGCGGCTTCGGGATATCAAAGAGTTCTGGAAGAAAACCGAAAGTTATACAACCAAGTGCAGGACTTGAAAG GGAATATAAGAGTGTACTGCAGGGTAAGGCCGTTCAAGCCCGGGCAATCCAACACTTTAAGTTCAGTAGATCACATGGATGAAAGAACTATAACAATTCTTACACATTCGaaaaatggaaaagaagcaaGGAAAGCATTCACTTTTAACAAAGTATTCGGCCCATCTGTAACCCAAG CTGAGGTTTTCTCCGACATGCAACCTTTGGTTCGATCTGTTCTCGATGGTTATAATGTTTGTATATTTGCTTATGGCCAAACTGGATCAGGGAAGACTCACACAATG ACAGGCCCGAAGGAGCTTACTGAAGAAGGTTTAGGTGTAAACTACAGGGCATTGAGTGATCTATTTCATATCTCAAACCAGAGGAAAGAAACCATTTCCTATGATATTTCAGTGCAAATGCTTGAAATTTACAATGAGCAAGTCAGGGATCTCCTTTCAGCTGATGGTGGAAATAAGAG ATTAGAAATCCGAAACAGCTCGCACAATGGGATTAATGTACCTGATGCCAACCTTGTGCCTGTATCATTAACGTCCGATGTCATAAATTTGATGAACATTGGGCATAAAAACCGTTCAGTTTGCTCCACGGCGTTAAATGACCGAAGTAGTCGATCTCACAG CTGCTTGACAGTTCATGTACAAGGAAGGGACCTCACTTCGGGGAACATTCTTCGGGGCTCTATGCATCTGGTTGACCTTGCAGGAAGTGAAAGGGTGGATAAATCTGAGGTGGTCGGGAATAGATTAAAAGAAGCGCAACACATCAACAAATCTCTTTCGGCTTTAGGAGATGTGATCTCTTCTCTTGCATCAAGAAGTTCACATGTTCCTTACAGAAACAGTAAACTTACTCAATTGCTCCAAGATTCACTTG GAGGACAAGCCAAAACACTGATGTTTGTTCACATTGCTCCCGAGTATGAAGCTCTTGGAGAAACAATCAGTACCCTTAAATTTGCAGAAAGGGTTGCCACCGTCGAGCTTGGTGCTGCTAAAGTGAACAAAGATAGCGGAGAAGTGAAAGAGCTTAAAGAACAG ATAGCTAGTCTTAAAGCAGCCTTAGCTAGAAAGGAAGGAGATCCTGAGAACCTGCCTGGTAGTCCAGAAAGAAATAGATCAAAGCTTGGATCATCCCCTTCTCTTCTTAAATGGAAGAGCTTAAGTGATCTGTCTTGCAGCACTGTTAACACTGAG TATGAGTCTTCATCGACGTCTAGAAGAGACAGTTTGGAGTCTCGAGAGACGTTAGTGACTCCATCGCATTGGCAACCTCTTGGCAGTCCACTTTCTTCAAGTTTTACGAACGAAGATGACAGAGATTCGGAGGCATCCGGTGATTGGGTGGATAAAGTCATGGTGAACAAGCATGACAACATGTCAACAAGGCCGGGTAAAGAAGTAAGCAATGGCCAAAAACTGTCTGACAAGTTCTATCAGAGTTATATTCCTGATCCTACAAAGATATACCCTGAACATAGCTTGAACAAAATGACTACAAACAGAAAGGGCAACCGAGACTTTGATGATGACTCCGATCGTGAATCTGTAACCAGTGATTGTTCGGAATCAGATTCGGTTTCATCCAGCATTCCTAAAATCACGAGTAGTCCAAACATGTTTGCATCTAAACAGAAGAAACCGCAACCCAAGACGACAGCAAAGAGCACCGAAATCAG GAGTTCAATTCCGTCACTAATACCTTCGCCATCATCAATGCGCAAATCTCCCAGTGGAGTGAATCCGAATTTGCAAAAGGGAAAACGGAAAACCGGACTTAGCAAGTGA